The Salvia miltiorrhiza cultivar Shanhuang (shh) chromosome 1, IMPLAD_Smil_shh, whole genome shotgun sequence genome has a window encoding:
- the LOC131005276 gene encoding BTB/POZ domain-containing protein NPY2 isoform X1 produces MLFSVAGFELPQMKFMKLGSKPDTFQTDGNSVRYVASELATDVIVHVGDVKFYLHKFPLLSKCARLQKLVSSGNEGNGDEVKIDDIPGGASAFEVCAKFCYGMTVTLNAYNVVTTRCAAEYLEMHETVEKGNLIYKVDVFLNSVIFRSWKDSIIVVQTTKSTSPLPEEVKIISQCIDAIASKASVHVSKVDWSYTYNRKKIAEENGNDPSWNGLRNRTVPSDWWVEDLCELDIDLFKRIIMNIKNKQLVSSEVIGEALKAYAYRKLPGSGKNVIQQNDLAKYRNILDTIVWLLPAEKGSVSCSFLLKLLKASISAESGETVKMELAKRIGHQLEEASVSDLLIRACDGEETTYDVHVIKKILAEFVTQDENSVAEMENGCEIQEMMRPGILSEASKLMVAKLVDGYLAEIAKDPNLPLATFTGIAEIVSSYPRPAHDALYRAIDTYLKVHPGISKSERKKLCRLMDCKKLSAEACMHAVQNERLPLRVVVQVLFFEQVRASASSGSSTPDLPKAIKDLNCSSYGSSRSQTTNTDEDWDAVASSEELRALRGELAALRLGNGAVQERSNGAVESKAAISKMKGLIMSKRIFSKIWSNKAAQENSGSDSSESLGSANHDEVKSTPTRKGRHSVS; encoded by the exons ATGCTGTTTTCCGTTGCAGGTTTTGAACTGCCACA GATGAAGTTTATGAAGCTTGGATCCAAGCCTGATACCTTTCAGACTGATGGGAACAGCGTCAG ATATGTGGCTAGTGAGTTGGCTACAGATGTTATTGTTCATGTTGGCGATGTTAAGTTCTACCTTCACAAG TTTCCTCTTCTCTCTAAATGTGCACGGTTACAGAAGTTGGTTTCTTCGGGTAATGAAGGAAATGGCGATGAGGTCAAGATTGATGATATTCCAGGCGGTGCAAGTGCCTTCGAAGTTTGTGCCAAGTTCTGTTACGGGATGACTGTAACCCTAAACGCTTATAACGTTGTTACGACCCGTTGTGCTGCTGAGTATCTCGAGATGCACGAGACGGTAGAGAAAGGTAACCTCATCTACAAGGTGGATGTTTTCCTCAACTCTGTGATTTTCAGGAGCTGGAAGGACTCTATCATAGTTGTTCAGACTACGAAATCCACGTCCCCGTTGCCCGAGGAAGTGAAAATAATCAGCCAGTGCATCGATGCTATCGCTTCCAAGGCATCCGTTCATGTGTCTAAGGTGGATTGGTCCTACACATACAACCGGAAGAAGATTGCTGAGGAGAACGGGAATGACCCCAGCTGGAACGGCCTCAGGAATCGAACAGTTCCAAGTGACTGGTGGGTCGAGGACTTGTGTGAGCTCGACATAGATTTGTTCAAGCGCATTATCATGAATATTAAAAACAAACAATTGGTATCCAGTGAGGTGATCGGAGAGGCTTTAAAAGCTTATGCTTACCGTAAACTACCTGGCTCCGGCAAGAACGTCATCCAACAGAATGATTTGGCCAAGTATCGCAACATCTTGGACACCATCGTGTGGCTGTTACCCGCAGAGAAGGGCAGCGTCTCGTGCAGTTTCTTGCTCAAGCTGTTGAAAGCGTCCATCTCTGCTGAATCGGGAGAAACGGTCAAGATGGAGCTGGCAAAAAGGATAGGGCATCAGTTGGAGGAGGCTTCCGTCAGCGATCTGTTGATCCGAGCTTGTGATGGGGAAGAGACAACGTACGATGTCCACGTGATCAAGAAAATACTCGCGGAATTCGTGACACAAGACGAGAACTCTGTGGCCGAGATGGAAAATGGCTGTGAGATTCAAGAGATGATGAGGCCTGGGATCCTCTCCGAAGCTTCGAAGCTGATGGTGGCAAAGCTCGTCGACGGCTACCTCGCGGAGATTGCAAAGGATCCTAACCTACCACTTGCTACCTTCACCGGGATTGCGGAGATCGTCTCGAGCTATCCACGACCGGCCCACGACGCTCTATATCGTGCCATCGATACATATCTAAAG GTGCACCCTGGGATCAGCAAGAGCGAGCGGAAGAAGCTATGCCGGTTGATGGACTGCAAGAAGCTATCGGCTGAGGCGTGCATGCACGCCGTCCAGAACGAGAGGCTCCCTCTACGCGTGGTGGTGCAGGTGCTCTTCTTCGAGCAAGTCCGGGCTTCTGCTTCCTCCGGGAGCAGCACCCCGGACCTGCCCAAAGCCATCAAGGACCTCAACTGCAGCTCCTACGGCAGTTCAAGGTCGCAGACTACCAACACCGACGAGGACTGGGACGCTGTTGCCTCATCGGAGGAGCTGAGAGCGCTGAGAGGTGAGCTGGCCGCGCTGAGGCTGGGCAACGGAGCGGTGCAGGAGAGGAGCAACGGAGCTGTGGAGAGCAAGGCTGCCATCAGTAAGATGAAGGGTCTGATAATGTCTAAGAGGATCTTCTCGAAGATTTGGTCGAACAAGGCGGCACAGGAGAACAGCGGGTCGGATTCATCGGAGAGTCTCGGCTCGGCCAACCACGACGAGGTGAAGTCGACACCCACGAGGAAAGGGAGGCATTCTGTTTCTTAG
- the LOC131005277 gene encoding exocyst complex component SEC10b-like: protein MQETKDGATDGSSPIILSIDEFKGDFSFDSLFGKLVKQFLPSCLEEIDACEGVGVNDAIPHGHTRTQSEAGKFSLAISSPLFPEVDALLSLFKNSGTQLIDLRKQIDVKLNNLKKEVASQDYKHRKTLSELEKRVDVLFDSFARLDSRISSVGQTAAKIGDHLQSADTQRETASQTIDLIKYLMEFNSSPGDLMELSPLFSDDTRVADAASIAQKLRLFAEEDPGRQGMNVSGDATASKGLEVAVGNLQEYCNELENKLLSRFDAASQKKDLCTMAQCAIILLQFNRGTSVMQHYVGLRPMFDLEVMNADVQVVLGDSGSQPSPSNVGQGLSSLYNEITNTVRKEAETITAVFPYPNDVMSILVQRVLEDRVPNLLENLLLKPSLVNPPSTEEGGLVLYLRMLAVSYEKTLELSKDLRSVGCGDLDVEGLTESLFLPHKDTYIDYEKVSLGLLFKAKMKELGIESLLSSESKGTIGRSRGASIASSQHQISVTIVTDFVHWNEEAISRCTLFSSQQTTLAANVRVVFTCLLKQVSQYLTDGLERARESLTDAAASRERFVLGTSVGRRVAGATSIGETAAAAGESGFKSFMLALQQCGSSVAVIQQFFANSVSQILLPVDGAHAAACEEMASAMSSAEAAAYKGLQQCIETVMAEVDRLQSAEQKATDFRSSDDGIGPDHRPTNACTRVIAYLSRVLESAFTALEGLNKQAFLTELGNRLHKLLMSHWEKFTFNWSGGLQLKRDITEYADFVRCFNAPTVDEKFELLGILANVFIVAPESLSSLFEGTPSIKKDAKRFIQLRDDYKSAKLATKLSSLW, encoded by the exons ATGCAAGAGACTAAAGATGGTGCAACGGATGGCTCCTCTCCAATAATTTTGAGCATTGATGAGTTCAAG GGTGACTTTTCATTCGATTCACTGTTCGGGAAGTTAGTAAAGCAGTTCTTGCCATCTTGTTTAGAAGAAATAGATGCTTGTGAAGGAGTTGGAGTAAATGATGCTATACCACATGGGCATACGCGAACTCAATCGGAAGCCGGAAAGTTCTCGCTAGCCATATCAAGCCCCTTATTTCCTGAAGTAGATGCTCTATTATCTTTGTTCAAGAATTCGGGTACGCAGTTGATAGATCTTAGGAAGCAG ATTGATGTCAAACTCAACAATCTCAAGAAGGAAGTAGCGAGTCAAGATTATAAGCACCGTAAGACACTTTCTGAG CTTGAAAAACGTGTTGATGTCCTGTTCGATAGCTTTGCAAGGTTGGATTCCCGCATATCGAGTGTTGGCCAAACTGCTGCTAAGATTGGGGACCATCTTCAG AGTGCAGACACCCAGAGAGAAACTGCCAGTCAAACAATAGATCTTATCAAG TACCTGATGGAGTTTAATAGCAGTCCTGGTGACCTAATGGAACTCTCACCTTTATTCTCGGATGATACCCGGGTAGCTGACGCCGCATCAATTGCACAAAAATTGA GATTATTTGCCGAAGAAGATCCTGGAAGACAAGGCATGAATGTCTCAGGAGATGCAACAGCAAGCAAAGGATTGGAAGTTGCAGTTGGCAATCTCCAGGAGTATTGCAATG AACTGGAAAACAAATTGTTGTCCAGATTTGATGCAGCCTCACAGAAAAAGGATCTGTGTACAATGGCACAATGCGCAATAATTTTGTTGCAG TTCAACAGAGGTACTAGTGTTATGCAACACTATGTGGGTTTACGGCCAATGTTTGATTTGGAGGTCATGAATGCTGATGTCCAAGTGGTTCTTGGTGACTCTGGATCTCAACCCAGTCCTAGCAATGTTGGACAAGGGCTCTCTTCATTGTACAATGAAATTACTA ATACTGTAAGGAAAGAAGCAGAAACCATAACAGCAGTATTTCCTTACCCCAATGATGTCATGTCGATATTGGTTCAG CGTGTGCTGGAAGACCGAGTTCCTAATCTTCTTGAGAACCTATTGCTGAAACCATCTCTTGTTAATCCACCTTCCACGGAAGAAGGAGGGCTTGTATTA TATTTGAGAATGCTAGCAGTGTCATATGAGAAAACACTTGAACTTTCTAAGGACTTGCGTAGCGTGGGATGTGGTGACTTGGATGTTGAAG GCTTAACAGAGTCTCTTTTTCTTCCCCACAAAGATACATATATAGACTATGAAAAGGTTTCTCTTGGGCTGCTCTTTAAGGCAAAG ATGAAGGAGCTGGGCATTGAGAGTCTGCTGTCTTCTGAATCAAAGGGCACAATTGGGCGTTCTAGGGGAGCGTCCATTGCATCTTCCCAACACCAGATATCTGTCACCATTGTTACTGACTTTGTACACTGGAACGAAGAAGCCATATCCAGATGTACTTTGTTTTCATCACAG CAAACTACTCTTGCAGCTAATGTTCGGGTCGTTTTCACATGCCTTTTGAAGCAG GTCAGCCAATATCTAACAGATGGCCTTGAAAGAGCTCGAGAAAGCCTGACTGATGCTGCAGCATCTAGGGAACGGTTTGTTCTAGGAACTAGTGTAGGTCGAAGAGTTGCAGGAGCCACATCTATA GGAGAAACTGCTGCTGCAGCTGGAGAAAGCGGTTTCAAATCTTTTATGCTTGCTCTACAGCAGTGTGGAAGTAGTGTGGCTGTTATTCAACAA TTTTTTGCGAACTCTGTTTCTCAAATCTTACTGCCTGTGGATGGTGCACATGCTGCTGCCTGTGAAGAAATGGCATCAGCGATGTCCAGTGCAGAAGCTGCTGCTTACAAGGGCCTCCAGCAGTGCATTGAAACAGTGATGGCTGAG GTTGATCGCCTGCAATCAGCTGAACAGAAAGCTACAGATTTCCGATCCTCTGATGATGGCATCGGTCCGGATCACCGACCAACAAATGCCTGCACTAG GGTTATTGCTTATCTCTCCCGGGTGCTTGAGTCCGCTTTCACGGCTCTTGAAGGATTGAACAAACAGGCGTTCCTCACCGAACTG GGAAATCGCTTGCACAAGTTGCTAATGAGTCATTGGGAAAAGTTCACTTTCAATTGGAg TGGAGGACTGCAGCTTAAGCGTGATATAACGGAGTATGCAGACTTTGTTCGTTGTTTCAATGCTCCAACAGTAGATGAGAAATTTGAGTTATTGGGCAT CCTAGCGAACGTGTTTATTGTCGCTCCTGAAAGTCTGTCATCACTATTTGAGGGAACCCCAAGTATAAAAAAAGATGCAAAAAG GTTTATTCAGCTCAGAGACGATTACAAGAGTGCAAAGCTGGCTACTAAACTCAGCTCTCTGTGGTAG
- the LOC131005276 gene encoding BTB/POZ domain-containing protein NPY2 isoform X2 — protein sequence MKFMKLGSKPDTFQTDGNSVRYVASELATDVIVHVGDVKFYLHKFPLLSKCARLQKLVSSGNEGNGDEVKIDDIPGGASAFEVCAKFCYGMTVTLNAYNVVTTRCAAEYLEMHETVEKGNLIYKVDVFLNSVIFRSWKDSIIVVQTTKSTSPLPEEVKIISQCIDAIASKASVHVSKVDWSYTYNRKKIAEENGNDPSWNGLRNRTVPSDWWVEDLCELDIDLFKRIIMNIKNKQLVSSEVIGEALKAYAYRKLPGSGKNVIQQNDLAKYRNILDTIVWLLPAEKGSVSCSFLLKLLKASISAESGETVKMELAKRIGHQLEEASVSDLLIRACDGEETTYDVHVIKKILAEFVTQDENSVAEMENGCEIQEMMRPGILSEASKLMVAKLVDGYLAEIAKDPNLPLATFTGIAEIVSSYPRPAHDALYRAIDTYLKVHPGISKSERKKLCRLMDCKKLSAEACMHAVQNERLPLRVVVQVLFFEQVRASASSGSSTPDLPKAIKDLNCSSYGSSRSQTTNTDEDWDAVASSEELRALRGELAALRLGNGAVQERSNGAVESKAAISKMKGLIMSKRIFSKIWSNKAAQENSGSDSSESLGSANHDEVKSTPTRKGRHSVS from the exons ATGAAGTTTATGAAGCTTGGATCCAAGCCTGATACCTTTCAGACTGATGGGAACAGCGTCAG ATATGTGGCTAGTGAGTTGGCTACAGATGTTATTGTTCATGTTGGCGATGTTAAGTTCTACCTTCACAAG TTTCCTCTTCTCTCTAAATGTGCACGGTTACAGAAGTTGGTTTCTTCGGGTAATGAAGGAAATGGCGATGAGGTCAAGATTGATGATATTCCAGGCGGTGCAAGTGCCTTCGAAGTTTGTGCCAAGTTCTGTTACGGGATGACTGTAACCCTAAACGCTTATAACGTTGTTACGACCCGTTGTGCTGCTGAGTATCTCGAGATGCACGAGACGGTAGAGAAAGGTAACCTCATCTACAAGGTGGATGTTTTCCTCAACTCTGTGATTTTCAGGAGCTGGAAGGACTCTATCATAGTTGTTCAGACTACGAAATCCACGTCCCCGTTGCCCGAGGAAGTGAAAATAATCAGCCAGTGCATCGATGCTATCGCTTCCAAGGCATCCGTTCATGTGTCTAAGGTGGATTGGTCCTACACATACAACCGGAAGAAGATTGCTGAGGAGAACGGGAATGACCCCAGCTGGAACGGCCTCAGGAATCGAACAGTTCCAAGTGACTGGTGGGTCGAGGACTTGTGTGAGCTCGACATAGATTTGTTCAAGCGCATTATCATGAATATTAAAAACAAACAATTGGTATCCAGTGAGGTGATCGGAGAGGCTTTAAAAGCTTATGCTTACCGTAAACTACCTGGCTCCGGCAAGAACGTCATCCAACAGAATGATTTGGCCAAGTATCGCAACATCTTGGACACCATCGTGTGGCTGTTACCCGCAGAGAAGGGCAGCGTCTCGTGCAGTTTCTTGCTCAAGCTGTTGAAAGCGTCCATCTCTGCTGAATCGGGAGAAACGGTCAAGATGGAGCTGGCAAAAAGGATAGGGCATCAGTTGGAGGAGGCTTCCGTCAGCGATCTGTTGATCCGAGCTTGTGATGGGGAAGAGACAACGTACGATGTCCACGTGATCAAGAAAATACTCGCGGAATTCGTGACACAAGACGAGAACTCTGTGGCCGAGATGGAAAATGGCTGTGAGATTCAAGAGATGATGAGGCCTGGGATCCTCTCCGAAGCTTCGAAGCTGATGGTGGCAAAGCTCGTCGACGGCTACCTCGCGGAGATTGCAAAGGATCCTAACCTACCACTTGCTACCTTCACCGGGATTGCGGAGATCGTCTCGAGCTATCCACGACCGGCCCACGACGCTCTATATCGTGCCATCGATACATATCTAAAG GTGCACCCTGGGATCAGCAAGAGCGAGCGGAAGAAGCTATGCCGGTTGATGGACTGCAAGAAGCTATCGGCTGAGGCGTGCATGCACGCCGTCCAGAACGAGAGGCTCCCTCTACGCGTGGTGGTGCAGGTGCTCTTCTTCGAGCAAGTCCGGGCTTCTGCTTCCTCCGGGAGCAGCACCCCGGACCTGCCCAAAGCCATCAAGGACCTCAACTGCAGCTCCTACGGCAGTTCAAGGTCGCAGACTACCAACACCGACGAGGACTGGGACGCTGTTGCCTCATCGGAGGAGCTGAGAGCGCTGAGAGGTGAGCTGGCCGCGCTGAGGCTGGGCAACGGAGCGGTGCAGGAGAGGAGCAACGGAGCTGTGGAGAGCAAGGCTGCCATCAGTAAGATGAAGGGTCTGATAATGTCTAAGAGGATCTTCTCGAAGATTTGGTCGAACAAGGCGGCACAGGAGAACAGCGGGTCGGATTCATCGGAGAGTCTCGGCTCGGCCAACCACGACGAGGTGAAGTCGACACCCACGAGGAAAGGGAGGCATTCTGTTTCTTAG